Sequence from the bacterium genome:
GCAAGTCCGAAGAGCATGGAAGCGACAAAAGGCCTGCCGAGGACGATCTCGAGCGGTGAGCGTGGCCGGGAAGCCGCCGTCTGACTCTCGACTTGCGGCGAGTCGCTTGACAGACTCGCTGGAGAGCCTGGCTCCAACGCTCCGCCGAGTCAGCCGAAAGCTCTTCGAGGACCCGGAGCTGTCCGGCGAGGAGAGCAGGGCTTGTTCGCTACTTATGGGGCTGCTTTCCGAGGGCGGTTTCAAGGTGGAGAGAAACGTGGCCAACCTTGCGACGGCGTTCTTGGCGAGATACTCATTCGGCCAGGGCGGCCATCCGCAGATCGGGCTCTTCTGCGAATACGACGCGTTGCCCGAGCTTGGCCATGCCTGTGGGCACAACCTCATCGCCTCGGCAAGCCTCGTGGCCGGGCTAGCTTTGGCCAAAAGCCTCAATGCTCCACGAGGCGAGGTCTGGGTGATAGGCTCTCCGGCCGAGGAGACGTTCGGCGGCAAGGTATCTCTTCTGAGGTCCGGCCATCTTGCGGGGCTGGACGCGGCCATGATGTTCCATCCGGGTCCCGAGACGAGGGTGTGCTCGCTCAGGTCGGTTGCGACGGCTCCAACGGAGATCGTGTTTTACCCAGAACGTATCCCCGGCATCGCTCAGGACCCTGGACCGAACCCGGTCCTGGCAGTTGCCGGCCTATTCCAGGCGATTCCGTCGGCAGTATCGGGCCTTTCGGGCATAAGTTTTCCGGGCGTCATCCTGGAAGGTGGGAAGCGCCCAAACTTGATACCAACGCGAACGGTCGCGAGATTCAGCTTCAGGGCAAAGACCCAACCCTTGCTGAGGCGCCTCATGCACGAGGTCTTGCGGTGCGTGCGGGACGCGGCTCACGTCTCGGGCTGTAGTTTCTCGATGCGCCGTTACGAGGCGGGATACGAGCCGCTGCTGGTGAACCAGACGATCGGGAAGGTCTGCGAGCGTTACTTGAGAGATGAGGGTCTAGCTGCGCTTTCGGCTCCGCCCGAGGCGCCCGGCGCCTACGACATCGGAAACGTAAGTAGGTTTATTCCGGTGATCCATCCCGTGATCAGCAAGGGCTTTGAGGGGGTCTTGAGCCACACCGAGGAGTTCGCCGCGAGGGCAGGGTCCAAGAAGGGTATCCAGTGCGCCGCGACGGCGGCAAAAGTGCTTGCGTTGACGGCGCTTGAGCTCTCGACTCGGCCGCAGCTTCTCGCCGCCGCCAAGAACGAGCTGTTTCAAGAGGTTGGAGAGGTTGGGTAGAGGCGGGGCTTGCCTCCGCCCATCTATATATTCGGGCAGACACAAGGCATACCCCGCTGCGTCATCCCCGTTGAAACCCTCTTAGTTGACAGCCTTCTTAGAGCGTGCCATGCATCTGCAAGCCTGACATCTGTAAATTATCCGGGTTACATCAGCGTCCAGTGCGCCTCGGCGACGTCGCTCGCTAGATTGAAGGTTCCCTGGTAGAAGAACGCCGCAAGGAACCGGTAGCCTCCCCTCGGAAGCGCATCCGGAAGCGGAAGGTGCATGATAGTCCAGTCCGGAAGCGAGGCGCCTTGGCCGAGCGGCAGAAACGAGATGTTCGTGAAGCCCGGGTCGGTCTGCCACGTGGGGAAGAAGAACAGAGTCCCGTCCGGGTCGTCATCTAAGGTTGCAGCAATGTAAAGGTCGAAAAACATCCCCATCCCCTCGTTCTCGAGGCGCAGCGAGAGGTCAAGAACCTCGCCTGCGGCGTACGTCTCCTTATTCGTCCGGACAGCGACCGTCGGCGGCGTCCCCATCTGGTCGCCGCTGAGCGCAAGCTGCGGAGCAGTCGCCGTCGAGTAATCACCCATCTCGCCTCTCGTGGGCGCGCCATAGACGAAAAACTTGGAGAATGCTACCTGCGAGATGGCCTGGAATGTGCCCGGCTCAAAGAGCCCGGCGAGCCACTCGTATTCGCCCGGCGCAAGGCCGCCAGTGACGATGTGGGCGAGCTCAATCTCGTCGAATGTGGCGCCTGCTGGGATAGGTCTGAACTCAAGGGCACAGTTCTCCGGAAAGCTGGACCAGAAGGGATAGAAGAACAGCTCATCGCCTCCGACCCTCCGATAGGCTACGTAGCAGTCAGCATCCAGGTCAGGGCCAGGATTCATCAGGCGAATCGAGGCAGATTGAGTGGGGCCCAATCCGAGGGCGTAACCCCCCTGGCTCGAGATTCCGAACGTAAGCAGCTGGCCGAATTCTCCGAATGCGTGGAGTGCCCCGTTGAGATAGGCGTAAACCGTCCCGTCTTCACCTATGCACGGCCCCGAGACCTCGTTATAGAAGGTCTTCTCCGTAGTGTAGATCGTAGCAAGCGTGCCTTCCGGGGAAAGTTTCACCAGATAGCAGGTATTCGGCTCCATCGCCGGGCCATACGAGCCGGAGACGAAGACGTTGCCGGCAGCATCAGCCGCCGGGCTGCAAAGCGGGGACCCAGAAAGCTGCGCTGTCCACTCCTCCTGGCCATCGGGGCCGAGTCGCGTGAACAACGTGTTGCCGGTCAGGTCCGGGTCGGTGCAGAGAAAACCTACCGAACTACCGGGGAGCAGGACTGGGCTCGTGTAGGAATAGCCGTTGAGCGTATAGTGATTCTTAAGCGTGCCATCAGGATTTAAGACAACGAGACCTGACTTGTTGGCGAAGTGGTAGATGTTGCCCGCCTCGTCGATAGTAGGGGCCGAATCCACCCCGAACTTGCTGACTATCTCGTCAAACGACCATCTCAAGCCATCCGAATCCACGCAATACAGAAAACCGTCGTCGCATCCGAAATAGACGTTGCCCGCCGGGTCCACGGCCGGAATCGTTGTTACAGAGCTAGGATGTGTGTAGGACCAGAGGAGCTCGCCCTCTTGAGAGACTGCACAGAGCCTGTTTTGGTCCGGTTGTCCACATAAGCCCACGTAGATGGACCCGTCCGGGCCCAATGTCAGCAGAGAGCCGCCCCCGGCGTCGCCGTTCAGCTCGAGCGCCCACTCCAGCTCGCCCTCCGCAGAAGCCGCGAAGAGCACGGCCGGCCTGTCGATTCCACCTGTGGTTTTGCTCGCCAGGCCGATGAGTCTGCCGCCCTCGCCGATAGCAAACGAGCCCCCGTGAACACACATCCCAAAATCCTGAACAGGAATAACGAAACCAGTCTTTACGTCGCCATCCCTCGTAATGGCAGTAACCCGGTCTATACCTACGACCCAAATGGTCTCCTCGGGGCCTATCACTAAATGACTGTTCCCTATGATGCCGCACGCCGCCTTCCAACGCAGGTTTAGCAACTCCGGCGTTGCTACCGGCGCGATGCCCGTGTGCTGCGGATCGTACTGGAACATCGGCCAGCTCGCCTGGTCTGAGCCTTGAGCTGGCCAGCCGATAAACAGAAGAGCAACCACAACAGTCAAGCTCTGAATGAATCTTCTCGCGTTCATCCAATTGTCTCCTTTCGTTAGTGGGCCGGCCCAGGCCACAGCTTTTGGCCTGAGCCGACCCGTTCGATTAGCTAAACTATCTCAGTCAAATCCGATACTCTCTTTGCCGTCCCCTAGTCTACATCGGGCCCTACGTATTGGAACTCGCCGTTCGGGTCCCGACCTCCCATCGAGTCGGTGAAATAGAATCCGTGATCGCCGCTCGGAAGCGTCGTCGAGTATTTGTAGCCGTGACTTCCGCCTATCGCCTGGTCGTAGTCCATCATGATGCCCTCCCAATCGTCGTCTATGTGCACATAAGCCGTGGGAGGCTCGCCGACACCCGACCAATAGACGTGATACTCAAAAACCTGCGAGGTGTCCCCTGATGTCGGATCCACGTATCCACCGTAAAGGCCGTCATAAGCCAAGGCAAGCAGCGCAACGCCAAGTACCAGGGCCCCGATAACAAGAGCTATTCTTGACGTTTTCAATTTAATCTCTCCTTATGTTCTGTGCAGACCTTGAAGTCTGCCAACGTTCTTGTCACTCACTTATCAACGTGAGACATTTGTCTTATGCTTGCTGCCATTTGAAAAAATGGCGCGCGGGGCGAATAGGAGGGCCTCGTGGTCTGATTGAACCACGAGCCCTCTTCCCGCGTACAACAGGAAAGGCCCGGACGGAAACGTAAAAACACGACGAGACTCCGTCATTAGGCTGCCTGTCGGATTGGGCTCTACCCTCTCGCATATCTGGGCGAAGAACAGAGCACGCACTACGGAAAGTAAGAACTGCCCTCTGACGTGTCTGAGATGTCAGACTATCGCTGAATCTAGAAGCTGCATGCAGCCGGGCGAGGGCTGAAAAGTCAGCCTCGTCGGCCTCATCGTCCCGAAAACTGTTCCGAGAAATTTCCGCGATTTTCATCGCTTCCCTCAAAAGGTCTGTGCGCCTCTGCGTGGAACCTCACGCACCCCCAGGCGCATTGTGGGACCTCACCGGGAAAGTATCACACATCCGCCTCCACCTTGTCAACCCTCAAAAATAGATTTTGCCGCCCTTGATCCTTTTTGACGGATTTGTCTCTGCGCTGCGCACCATCATGTAGGCGCACCGCCAGACGGTGCAACCTGCGTAGGGGCGGGGCTTGTGAGGCTGTCCAATGAGTATGTTCTGAAGAGACACGCCCCGGGATGGCGCAATCGGACATACTATATGTAGCGGTAGGCCTTGTGTCTGCCCGAATATATAGATGGGCGGAGGCAAGCTCCGCCCCTACGCAACTCCACATTCGACTTATGGGACAGCCTCGACATGTCTGCCCTTCAAAATGTCGTCCGCGCGCCTCGTGGGGAGCACCAGCCCCCCGGCGTATAACCCTCAGTCTTTTAGTTTTGCCTCGTCGTTCTCGCCCTCGCCGGGCCTCGGCCAGAAAGATTTGATGGTGGTCTCGGTTTCCCGTTGAAGCCTCTTGAAATCCGTGTCCTTCGGCGGAGCGCTCAGCCTCTCTGCGAGCTTGGGCAGAAGGCTAGCGTGGAGAAGGATGACCAGCTCCTTGTCCTTCTTCTCCATGCGGTCGTAACCTGCGACGTATCTTATGCCGAGAACCCACCACGGCAGGTCCTTCAGAAAGGGAATCCCCTGCCGTTGCCTAGACCGCTCGGTCGAGTAAAGACCAGCTATTGCCGTATCCTCACCGCTGTAAAGAAGTATAGATGAATTGGCCTCAGTTTTGTTGATCGTGACATTGACCGGATCAACGAGGCTTGACCGCTCTACCTTTACTGCCAGGTTAATGAACTCTTCACCCTTCTTGCCCTTGAAAACCGAGGGAGTAACTTCCAGGATAGTTCCCGTCTCGTAGAAGGTGGTAATAATGTTTCCAGCATAATCCCTCGTGTTCACGGCGAATTCCTGCCCGACAAGTATCTTGGCCGGCTTGCCAGCGGTCGCCACAACCTCAGGAGTTGCAATGATCCGCCCCTTCTCGGCAAGCTCCAACGTGCTCAGAAGGACCTCAACGCTCGCACGTCCGTCGTAAAAAGTCTTGGCCAGTCCCGCCAAGAACATGTTCTCGCTCACCCTCTGAGCACCGGAGCTCATCGCGCCTATTGCCAGACTCCCGTTCCTGACAGTGGTCCAATCGATACCGAGCTCGCGCATAACTCGTCTGTCGCCCTCGAAGAAGGTTGCCTTGATTCTGATCTCACGGGTATCGGCCGTGACTCCTTCTTTTTTAGTTCCACCTTTCGTCTTCTCCGGCTCGCTCGTAGGCTCCACGATTTCATAGTATGTGTCGTAGCGGACGTACCAGATCCCGTTGGCCCGCAGGACCATCTCGAAAGCCTTCTTCCAATGCATGTTGTCTATATCGACCCCGATATTGCCTTTGTGCTTCGCTGGATCGATGATGACTCTCTTCTCGAACTTGTTGCTGAACTTGGACAGAATGAACAAGGCTTGAGCAAACGGAGTGCCAGATGACAACGAGACCATCTCGTCAGGTGACGTGTGCTCAATAGGATACTCCTTTGGAACAAACGTGTGCTTGCTGCCCTCAAGCGCTGGCCCTGCCAAGCAGAAAGCTGCCAGCAGCATAACAATGAACATTGAGACCGCTATTGCCCTTCTCATCTGTTTCCACCCTCTTGGTTTTTAAAATTAAGCTCCATGCTGTATTTCTCGATTACTCCGCCCAAGTTGAGTGTGAAAACGCACTCGTTCTGTTGGACATCGATCTTGGTCAAGTAGCCCAGGAACACCTCGTCGCCGACATGCAGCGTCACCAGGTTCTTCTTCTGATCAATTATGAATGCGGTATCTTTGGTCAGCGCCTGTAGCTTCGACTCGTCAACCAGGACTAGCCCTCGCGTGTTCTTCGGCAGGTTGTCGAGTATCAGTGGATAGAACGGGTCTATCTGTTTAGGCACGGTTTGGACCACGCGAGGCGAGAACGACTGGTCAAGGGAGGACGATGTCCCATAATAGACCTTGATCTGCATGTCGAATCTCACACCGAGGACGTCCCCGTCGTCGTTTTGGCCGATCGATGCGCCGTCGATGCTGATCTGCCCGATCTTATAGAGCAGTGGCTCGTGCTCAAGATAGTAGATGAAGTCAAACAGGTTCTCGAACGTGTCCTCGCCGCGTAGCTGGTATGTTCTTGAGGGGGGCGATTCGTCCGGAGCCTCTGAGAGCACCATAAAATCGAACATCAGCATAGGGCCAGACTGTTGGCTTATCCAATTGAAATAGTTATATGACGTTCTAGCGTTGTCCGCCACAGGGATTATTTTCTTGCGCTGATACCAATGGTCTGTTAGTTTTGCGAGCGTGGCCCTGACTTCCCCGCGGCTATCGACCTTTGCCTGCATCTTGTCATAGGCCTCGTGCGCTTCCTTGTTCTCCTTGCGAACGGCGCCCAGCTCATCGGCCTGGCTATAATAGACATACCAGCCTCCCACAAGCAGCAGGACCAGCCAGATGGCGCCGATTACAATCGTGCTTCTTAGTGCGTTACTCACCTTACATCTCCCTTACCATTTCTTGAGCACTACGGTTGATCCAACGTCCTCGCTCTCGCCTGGGCGATCTGCCCGAAACGGCTGTTGGGATAATCCCTCAGCAGCTCGGCATACTCATCGCCCGCACGCTTCTCGTCGCCCAGCCTCAAAAGACAATTGCCGAGCATGAAGAGCACGCCATCCGCCATGCTCTTGTCTTCGCAGTGCTTTGACTGTTCAAACTCCGCAACAGCCCCCTCGAAGTTGCCCATGCTGTAAAGACAATGCCCCAGCCAGTAGTGGATGTTGCAGTCCATCACGCGACTCTTGCTCGAGGCGAGGATGCGGTTGAACAGGGCCGCCGCCTGCCTGTAATCGCCGGACTTGAACAGCTCAAGTGCCCGATCGTAATCGTCATCGGCTGCTTGGGGGGCGCGCTCGTTTGTTACCTGCATCTTGGCGGTCGCCGGTTTCTCGTGCTTGACATCCTCTTTCTTGGCCGGTTGAGCATCTTCTTCGACGGCTTTGGCCTTAACAGGCGGAGCGGGGAGGTGTTCTTCCTGCTTTTTCCGAGCCGCTTCGTTAGTTTTCTTCTTGGGCCTATCAGCCTTGTCCGTTGCTTTGGATTTCACATCTTGCTCTGGAAATGGGCCCAAGACCTCAGGTGCCCGCGATGGTTTTGCCTTCGGCCCGAGGTATTCCTCATCGACCGATCTCTTGGCAGCTGCGACCTTTTGCTCCTCTTGAAACCGCTTCTGTTCCCAGAGCTTTTTAAGCTGTGCCTCGGAACTTTCCTGTTCGGCCCTTAGCCTCACGAGTGTTGGGCTATTGGCAATCCGCTCAGACTGTGCGAGGTATGCGTCAAGTCCAACCCTGAGCATGGCGCTGAACATCTCCGGGCCCTGCGCACTAGTCGAGAGGGGGTCTGCGAAGAGCCCTTGCTCCAGCCCCAGCGGCATCTGCGGGCCCGACATAGCCAGATTCGGAGTCGCAACAAAGGCCGAGCCAGGCTGCGTGCCCTCGTGCCCCTGGCCCTTGAATCCGAAGCCGTCCCTGCTATGTTCCTTGACCATCGCCAAATAGGCCCCAGGCTCCAATGCGTCGGGGAACTTGGCTCGCAGCACGAAATCGCAAACGCCATAATCGCGGATCTTCCCGCGCGCGACTGTATCCAGGAAAGAGCTCTCAAATCCGCTGGCAAGAGCGGTTATCTTGTCCCGCGTGCGAGATTTGCCTGTTATTAAATAGCCCCTGTCCTCTGATGATTTGATGCTCGTGAACCATAGAGAGTCGCAACGCTCTGCAAGGTCACAGAGCTTGAGCAGAGAATCGCTCCAGACGCGGGAGTTCTGTGCCAAAGCAGCCAGCTGCTTCATCTCACTCTCGTGAAGCGAGATCTTCTCGTTGAGCATATCGATCTCATAAAGAAGCGGCTGTGCGAGCTTCGTCAGGCGGTTGTGATTGTAGGTGTCCTCGTTGAGGTCCTGCATCTCGACGTAGTTGTAGCCACCTTTGATGACCAGAAGGAGGCTCATCGTGAAGATCACAAGGAGGGACAGAAGACCGTGCCACGCTATCTTGAACGGCTTCTGCGCTTCCTTCAGGTAATCGGGCGTGAAATCGGTGTGATAATAGCTGGGATTAGTCGGCTCGAGCGATTTCCTCGCCAGGGCAAGGGCCAAGGCGAAGCTCGGCAGAGGCGCTGGAATCTTCGAGGGCTCCATCTCCGTCCCAACGAACTTGCCATACTTGATGGTCTCTACCTTGGCGTTGGAAAACTTCTCTGAGAAGA
This genomic interval carries:
- a CDS encoding M20/M25/M40 family metallo-hydrolase; translation: MTDSLESLAPTLRRVSRKLFEDPELSGEESRACSLLMGLLSEGGFKVERNVANLATAFLARYSFGQGGHPQIGLFCEYDALPELGHACGHNLIASASLVAGLALAKSLNAPRGEVWVIGSPAEETFGGKVSLLRSGHLAGLDAAMMFHPGPETRVCSLRSVATAPTEIVFYPERIPGIAQDPGPNPVLAVAGLFQAIPSAVSGLSGISFPGVILEGGKRPNLIPTRTVARFSFRAKTQPLLRRLMHEVLRCVRDAAHVSGCSFSMRRYEAGYEPLLVNQTIGKVCERYLRDEGLAALSAPPEAPGAYDIGNVSRFIPVIHPVISKGFEGVLSHTEEFAARAGSKKGIQCAATAAKVLALTALELSTRPQLLAAAKNELFQEVGEVG
- a CDS encoding PQQ-binding-like beta-propeller repeat protein, whose protein sequence is MNARRFIQSLTVVVALLFIGWPAQGSDQASWPMFQYDPQHTGIAPVATPELLNLRWKAACGIIGNSHLVIGPEETIWVVGIDRVTAITRDGDVKTGFVIPVQDFGMCVHGGSFAIGEGGRLIGLASKTTGGIDRPAVLFAASAEGELEWALELNGDAGGGSLLTLGPDGSIYVGLCGQPDQNRLCAVSQEGELLWSYTHPSSVTTIPAVDPAGNVYFGCDDGFLYCVDSDGLRWSFDEIVSKFGVDSAPTIDEAGNIYHFANKSGLVVLNPDGTLKNHYTLNGYSYTSPVLLPGSSVGFLCTDPDLTGNTLFTRLGPDGQEEWTAQLSGSPLCSPAADAAGNVFVSGSYGPAMEPNTCYLVKLSPEGTLATIYTTEKTFYNEVSGPCIGEDGTVYAYLNGALHAFGEFGQLLTFGISSQGGYALGLGPTQSASIRLMNPGPDLDADCYVAYRRVGGDELFFYPFWSSFPENCALEFRPIPAGATFDEIELAHIVTGGLAPGEYEWLAGLFEPGTFQAISQVAFSKFFVYGAPTRGEMGDYSTATAPQLALSGDQMGTPPTVAVRTNKETYAAGEVLDLSLRLENEGMGMFFDLYIAATLDDDPDGTLFFFPTWQTDPGFTNISFLPLGQGASLPDWTIMHLPLPDALPRGGYRFLAAFFYQGTFNLASDVAEAHWTLM
- a CDS encoding type II and III secretion system protein — its product is MRRAIAVSMFIVMLLAAFCLAGPALEGSKHTFVPKEYPIEHTSPDEMVSLSSGTPFAQALFILSKFSNKFEKRVIIDPAKHKGNIGVDIDNMHWKKAFEMVLRANGIWYVRYDTYYEIVEPTSEPEKTKGGTKKEGVTADTREIRIKATFFEGDRRVMRELGIDWTTVRNGSLAIGAMSSGAQRVSENMFLAGLAKTFYDGRASVEVLLSTLELAEKGRIIATPEVVATAGKPAKILVGQEFAVNTRDYAGNIITTFYETGTILEVTPSVFKGKKGEEFINLAVKVERSSLVDPVNVTINKTEANSSILLYSGEDTAIAGLYSTERSRQRQGIPFLKDLPWWVLGIRYVAGYDRMEKKDKELVILLHASLLPKLAERLSAPPKDTDFKRLQRETETTIKSFWPRPGEGENDEAKLKD
- a CDS encoding tetratricopeptide repeat protein; translated protein: MRNEAIGLSIEGTDVKVAHIALSHKGVILKRLDVAQLPEPLGAPLTEEEQEKESMGAFEEAFGEVTEVGAPLDARAENKGDAEEGETASSALLGILSGYDLRKAKIGVNLPEDSVSYYLLSDTFAVKGRKLKRALMELVAPKHERPLSPEMIDYVKVSDKNLVCLVCDQEPVFLDVLKELKRFLGRNKPYIGLLDSVETALMSLVRANHEIAAGEITALIYVCADNTRVTIMKGGDYMRLLPLIQEGSNSPDFGNTLYSKILLEQDEGGLPDIDRVILAGDADMPSAIEFFSEKFSNAKVETIKYGKFVGTEMEPSKIPAPLPSFALALALARKSLEPTNPSYYHTDFTPDYLKEAQKPFKIAWHGLLSLLVIFTMSLLLVIKGGYNYVEMQDLNEDTYNHNRLTKLAQPLLYEIDMLNEKISLHESEMKQLAALAQNSRVWSDSLLKLCDLAERCDSLWFTSIKSSEDRGYLITGKSRTRDKITALASGFESSFLDTVARGKIRDYGVCDFVLRAKFPDALEPGAYLAMVKEHSRDGFGFKGQGHEGTQPGSAFVATPNLAMSGPQMPLGLEQGLFADPLSTSAQGPEMFSAMLRVGLDAYLAQSERIANSPTLVRLRAEQESSEAQLKKLWEQKRFQEEQKVAAAKRSVDEEYLGPKAKPSRAPEVLGPFPEQDVKSKATDKADRPKKKTNEAARKKQEEHLPAPPVKAKAVEEDAQPAKKEDVKHEKPATAKMQVTNERAPQAADDDYDRALELFKSGDYRQAAALFNRILASSKSRVMDCNIHYWLGHCLYSMGNFEGAVAEFEQSKHCEDKSMADGVLFMLGNCLLRLGDEKRAGDEYAELLRDYPNSRFGQIAQARARTLDQP